The genomic segment AAGTTTATAAATAAATGATTTGATGACCGCCCAGCGGGGAAAAAGGAGCTTCCAGCAGCTTGTCGAGCCACGAGGTTCCGTAACGGTTCCAATAAGCGATCATATTCAGCACCCGCTCCTGCGGTTTGCCGCTTGGCCACAAGGACAGCGCAATGCGGTCCAGCTGGCGAATAGCCGCCTCGTATTGCTTCTCATGGGCATCCTTTGTGCGCGTCTCAAGAAACGTTATTTGCTCGATGATTTTCTGACGATTCGTATCGCCAAGCTTGGCAAGGCCCGGTTGTACCGAAGCAGCTAAGTCAAGCAGCGGCGCATACAAATCCTCAAACGCCTGCTTCGCTGCGGCAAACTTCTCGTCAATGGACAGCTGGTCCTGCTCCGCCAGCCACTGCTGCTTGCGCTCCTCGAAGCGCACCGCCACATCCTCCAGCGTCAGTTCATATTTGCTCATATGCTTGGCCACTGTACCTTCAACAAGCGTAAAGGATATACGCGGCAATACAAGCGGCATTTCCATATCCAGCTTGCGGAAAGCTTCTCCGGTAATTGCCCAATAAGCAATTTCCGCACCGCCCAGCACCGTTCCAAGCACCGGGAACAAATAATCCTGCATCAGCGGGCGTGTCAGCACATTGTTGCTGAGCTGCTCCGGCTGCTGCCGCGCCATGTCCAGCAATTGTTCCTTCGTTAGCGAATAATCGCCCTTGCGGCTTTGGAAGCTTCCTTCCTGCTTATAAAGCAGCGTCCGCTCCTGCCCTTTATTTGTTTGGAAAACAAACAGATTGGCACTGCCAGGCGTTACATCAACCTGCAGCGGATAGCCAAGCTCCTTCACCTGGTTGGCCGCAGCTGTATACGCCTGCTCCAGCTCATCGTTGTGCGTAATCAGCTTCTCGAACATTGGCGCCTCCAGCTTGCGCAGCTGCGGATCATCGGCATCCATAATAACTAGGCCTTGCTTGCTCAGCAAGCAGCTGATTACACCGGCAAACATTTCCGATAACGATTGCGCCTGCTCCGTAATTTGCCCCAGCTGCTGAAGAATTTCCGGCTTAAAATCGGAATGAGGCAGCGCCTGTTCCAGCTCGGCCAGCAGCTCAGCCCACGTATTAGCATCAATAGCCGTCCGGCTAACTGATGTTCTTGCCCCTTCCGGACGGGCAGCCGCAAGCTTGCGCAGCCCTTGGTCAGCGGTTAGCACATAGGCATGGTTCGCTTCGTCCCAGTCATGATCCTCTCCAGCAATCCAGAATACGGCAGCGACCTTTCTCCCAAGCAGCTGCTCGGCATGGCGGGCTGCGCCGATAATCGATACGGCTTTATGTATAACGAGAAGAGGTCCAGACCATAGTCCAGCCTGCTGGCCGCCAACGATAACCGGCGCACCTTCCGCAATCGCATCAATGGCAGCCAGCGCCTCGGGCGCAGCGTTCCATTTGCTATTGTAATCACGCAGCACAGCAGCGACTGACGCCGCTTCCGCCCTTGCGCCCGCCGATTCTGCAAGCCGCTTGGCACGCAGCTCCCAATCGCCCTTGCGACCCGGATGATAGCCAAACAAGGACTCAACCCTTGAGTCCGTCAGGTTCACATAGGCATCCGTGAGCGGCTGGGTGCTTGGCAATGAATAAGTTTCGGTAGACATAAGCCACCCCTACCTCCTAATTGAAACCATATATTTAAGCTTAAATGCTTATGATTCTGCCTGTAACAGACAAATTGATTGTACACAAGATGTAGGGCGCGCGTCAAAAAGAAAAACAGGCCCTTTGCAAAAAGGCCTGCTTTGAAGCAGTTTGCAGTCTGTTGCAATCCGCCATTAGATCGAAAATATAGATTGCCCGATGGCAATAAACATAAGCAGCAGATAAAGCATGCTCATCGTGAAAAATCCAAGCCGCCATACGGCGCGGAATATTCTTTTCACATTGACGCTGCCGCGTTTGCGGAACTGGGCGTTGCCCAGCAAGCCGCCGCCAATCAGCATAAACAATAAAATGCCATATAATCCAAAAGAATTATTGAACAAGGAATCAAGCAGTACAGCCACGCAGCCGATCAGCAGCGCAGTCGTCACATCCATTGCCAGACGAAAAGCTTTTTTGCGGTCTTGTATAATTGCGCCGTAGCCAAAATAAATCAGGAGAAAAGGTATTACCGGAATAACCGCCATATAGGCATAAAAATGCTTGATGCTCTCCCATATTATCCCCATCTGTATCGCCTCCCTATCGCCGATCATCCTGCAAATGACGAACCATTTCGCTCATGGCATCGTTCAGCGGCGATTCCATGCCCACACGTCTCGCAAGGCTGGAAACGCCGCCATTAATCCATTGCACTTCAGTTGGACGGCCCGCCCGCACATCGCTAAGCATCGATGAAACATTGGCTGAAGTAGCCGCGCAGACAGCAAGCACTCTCTCCCAAGCGCCCTCTTCAAGCTCCGCACCGCCTGCCGCTCGTAATATCTTATTTGTTTCCTCATATAAAGCTCGCATGAGCCGCAGCCTTGCCGAATGCTGAGGCAGCTCGCCGTTCGTCACATCAAATATAGCTGTAAGCGGATTAATGATCGCATTAATGAGGAGCTTCTCATAAACTCGATTGTTCATTGTCTTCGACAGCAACACCGTAAATCCTGCCAATTGCAACGTATTTTGCAACATTAATTGTTGATTTTCATCCTTTTTGCCCGCTGCTTGTCTATTTAATGGCGCTGGGCCAAGCGAAAGCTGCCCCCTGCCGGTATGCCGGACCGTTCGTTCATCTTGGCGCAGCGCCCCTTCGGTCGTAACCCCAATAAATAAAGGCAGCTCCGGAAGCTCCTCCGCTGCCAGCTCCAGATGTCCGATGCCATTTTGTAAAAAAAGAACGGCAGCAGCAGCCCCAGCGAGCTTCCTTATGTCGCGAAGCAGCTCTCTCGTCAAATCCGCCTGCTTGACGGTGACGATGATCCAATCTGGCGCCTGCTGCTGCCCCGCGCAGTCAGCCTTTGCTTCAGTTGCTGCCGCATTTAAGCTTCTGCTATGTACCCTTGCTACCTTTGCAGGCTGCGGTGACGTTTCCCCGGCTCCGCCCGCTTCGTCAAGCTCCAGCAAGCGAATGCCTTCTTCCGCCAGTAGAACGGACTGCTGCTCTGTGCGCGTCCATACCGTAACCTTGGCTTGCGCAGAGGCCAGCTTCGCTGCATGAAGCAGTCCCAGCGCTCCTCCGCCTACTATGGCGATATGCATTCCCTCTACCTCCTGCTTTCATACGCTTTCTTCCATTATACGCCTATCCTATAAAGACGCCAACAGCCCGCCGAATCATCCGGCGGGCTGTTATCGATTCTATTCAATTCTCTCCAGGTTGCCATTGGCATCCATCTTGAAGCGCGGCTTCGCTTCCTCATCATTCGTCAGCACGGCAAGCCGTCTGGCGCGGTCCATAATTTGAATCAACGTTTTGTAATCATCATTAACGGTGTGGTAATCGCTTTGAGCGTTGTTTACCTCACGAGACAATCTTTCATTTTCGCCCCGCAAGCGGCCAAGCTCCTCTTCCTTCTCTCTCAGCTCTTTCTCGAACGACTTGAGCTGACGTCCTACATCATGGTACGTTGTCTTGATTTGACGCAGGAAGCGAATGACCGAATCAATGGAAAGCAATTCTTCCGTTGATTGCGCTTCCGCCTTGAAACCTCTCTCGTCTGTCGCCTCATAAGCAGACAGCGAAGATACTTGCGGGGTTGCCGCTATCGCTTGTTTTTTCAAATAATTGCGTTTCTGCCGCTGTTGCTTGGCAATTTGGATTGCCTCTTCATAACGCTTGCGGACACAGCTGTTCCAGC from the Paenibacillus sp. BIHB 4019 genome contains:
- a CDS encoding 2-dehydropantoate 2-reductase, with amino-acid sequence MHIAIVGGGALGLLHAAKLASAQAKVTVWTRTEQQSVLLAEEGIRLLELDEAGGAGETSPQPAKVARVHSRSLNAAATEAKADCAGQQQAPDWIIVTVKQADLTRELLRDIRKLAGAAAAVLFLQNGIGHLELAAEELPELPLFIGVTTEGALRQDERTVRHTGRGQLSLGPAPLNRQAAGKKDENQQLMLQNTLQLAGFTVLLSKTMNNRVYEKLLINAIINPLTAIFDVTNGELPQHSARLRLMRALYEETNKILRAAGGAELEEGAWERVLAVCAATSANVSSMLSDVRAGRPTEVQWINGGVSSLARRVGMESPLNDAMSEMVRHLQDDRR
- the bshC gene encoding bacillithiol biosynthesis cysteine-adding enzyme BshC, which produces MSTETYSLPSTQPLTDAYVNLTDSRVESLFGYHPGRKGDWELRAKRLAESAGARAEAASVAAVLRDYNSKWNAAPEALAAIDAIAEGAPVIVGGQQAGLWSGPLLVIHKAVSIIGAARHAEQLLGRKVAAVFWIAGEDHDWDEANHAYVLTADQGLRKLAAARPEGARTSVSRTAIDANTWAELLAELEQALPHSDFKPEILQQLGQITEQAQSLSEMFAGVISCLLSKQGLVIMDADDPQLRKLEAPMFEKLITHNDELEQAYTAAANQVKELGYPLQVDVTPGSANLFVFQTNKGQERTLLYKQEGSFQSRKGDYSLTKEQLLDMARQQPEQLSNNVLTRPLMQDYLFPVLGTVLGGAEIAYWAITGEAFRKLDMEMPLVLPRISFTLVEGTVAKHMSKYELTLEDVAVRFEERKQQWLAEQDQLSIDEKFAAAKQAFEDLYAPLLDLAASVQPGLAKLGDTNRQKIIEQITFLETRTKDAHEKQYEAAIRQLDRIALSLWPSGKPQERVLNMIAYWNRYGTSWLDKLLEAPFSPLGGHQIIYL
- a CDS encoding RsfA family transcriptional regulator — protein: MTAVRQDAWSPDDDLILAEVTLRHIREGSTQLGAFEEVGERIGRTSAACGFRWNSCVRKRYEEAIQIAKQQRQKRNYLKKQAIAATPQVSSLSAYEATDERGFKAEAQSTEELLSIDSVIRFLRQIKTTYHDVGRQLKSFEKELREKEEELGRLRGENERLSREVNNAQSDYHTVNDDYKTLIQIMDRARRLAVLTNDEEAKPRFKMDANGNLERIE
- a CDS encoding DUF3397 domain-containing protein, yielding MGIIWESIKHFYAYMAVIPVIPFLLIYFGYGAIIQDRKKAFRLAMDVTTALLIGCVAVLLDSLFNNSFGLYGILLFMLIGGGLLGNAQFRKRGSVNVKRIFRAVWRLGFFTMSMLYLLLMFIAIGQSIFSI